One window of the Haloarcula halobia genome contains the following:
- a CDS encoding NUDIX hydrolase: protein MSRDPSHEWPVVESEAEYETGWYTGGYDRVRQPDGSEKDYYWAELPDAVVVVATTGDELVMVDQFRPTIREQCLELPAGIVEDGESYTTAGARELREETGFDPAGVSLLEDFYCSTGVLRHRRGIVFAEGLEPVEADLDSNEFLEVTTVPVDEALEVARREPANDATIEGILLARAEGLL from the coding sequence ATGAGCCGCGACCCGTCCCACGAGTGGCCCGTGGTCGAATCCGAGGCAGAGTACGAGACCGGCTGGTACACCGGCGGCTACGACCGCGTCCGCCAGCCCGACGGCTCCGAGAAGGACTACTACTGGGCCGAACTCCCCGACGCCGTCGTCGTCGTCGCGACGACCGGCGACGAACTGGTCATGGTCGACCAGTTCCGCCCGACCATCCGCGAGCAATGTCTGGAACTCCCCGCCGGCATCGTCGAGGACGGCGAGTCCTACACGACCGCCGGCGCCCGCGAACTCCGCGAGGAGACCGGATTCGACCCCGCCGGCGTCTCCCTGCTCGAGGACTTCTACTGCTCGACCGGCGTGTTGCGTCATCGCCGGGGCATCGTCTTCGCCGAGGGCCTCGAACCGGTCGAGGCGGATCTGGACAGCAACGAGTTCCTCGAGGTGACGACGGTTCCCGTCGACGAGGCGCTCGAGGTGGCCCGGCGCGAACCCGCCAACGACGCCACCATCGAAGGCATCCTGCTGGCGCGCGCCGAGGGTCTCCTGTGA